Proteins from a genomic interval of Crassostrea angulata isolate pt1a10 chromosome 7, ASM2561291v2, whole genome shotgun sequence:
- the LOC128156063 gene encoding putative ankyrin repeat protein PA3287, protein MDKITMKTYPRRRFSQKAPILIRRKRLASNGEILETQDFPDTVAIGNDIFQCVLSGDEETVKNYLKLGKNPNLRNKNGNSLIHLAVEAGDPDIVEMFLCDDRCQVDGINDLGQTPLMCAITLNDLELVKLLMKAGADVEIRDKTGKTSLLIALQDCNYEIADYLIKHGSDVNATDALGHSALFIAINTLDSGCVKIASKLLKADYSLEKDKEWLMREGLDIEIKKSHGRMSRVLRKVSCGMNHNENQDSLMSYFSVRKAPDGHSSLHVMTINR, encoded by the exons ATGGACAAGATAACCATGAAAACATACCCAAGAAGAAGGTTTTCCCAAAAAGCACCAATATTGATAAGACGAAAAAGATTGGCTTCTAACGGAGAGATTCTCGAAACACAAGATTTTCCTGATACTGTTGCTATAGGAAATGATATATTTCAATGTGTGTTATCAGGCGATGAAGAAACAGTTAAGAATTACTTAAAATTAGGAAAGAACCCAAATCTTCGAAATAAAAACGGAAATTCCCTTATACACTTGGCAGTTGAAGCAGGAGATCCTGACATCGTGGAAATGTTTTTATGTGATG ATCGGTGCCAGGTTGACGGTATTAACGACTTGGGTCAAACACCTCTGATGTGTGCAATTACATTGAATGATTTGGAACTCGTCAAACTTTTAATGAAAGCAG GTGCTGATGTAGAAATAAGGGATAAAACTGGGAAAACATCCTTGCTGATCGCCTTACAAGACTGCAACTACGAAATAGCCGATTACTTAATCAAGCATGGATCTGATGTTAACGCCACGGATGCACTGGGGCATAGCGCTTTGTTTATCGCTATCAACACTCTAGATAGCGGATGTGTCAAAATAGCTTCAAAACTTCTGAAAGCAG ATTACTCTCTAGAAAAGGACAAGGAGTGGTTGATGAGAGAAGGTcttgatattgaaataaaaaagtctCATGGTCGAATGAGCCGCGTTCTTCGGAAAGTGTCATGTGGAATGAACCATAACGAAAACCAAGATTCCCTTATGTCTTACTTCAGTGTTCGGAAAGCTCCTGATGGACATTCTAGTCTCCATGTGATGACAATTAACAGATAA